Proteins encoded by one window of Yersinia massiliensis:
- the ubiE gene encoding bifunctional demethylmenaquinone methyltransferase/2-methoxy-6-polyprenyl-1,4-benzoquinol methylase UbiE encodes MVDQQKETTHFGFRTVAKEKKESMVADVFHSVAAKYDLMNDLMSFGVHRIWKRFTIDCSGVRRGQRVLDLAGGTGDLTAKFSRLVGEQGEVVLADINESMLRMGREKLRDKGIVGNVSYVQANAEALPFPDNYFDCITISFGLRNVTEKEKALRSMFRVLKPGGRLLVLEFSKPILEPLSKAYDAYSFHILPKIGELVAQDSESYRYLAESIRMHPDQETLKSMMVDAGFENVTYSNLTGGIVALHRGFKF; translated from the coding sequence ATGGTAGATCAGCAGAAGGAAACCACTCATTTTGGTTTTCGCACCGTAGCCAAAGAAAAAAAAGAAAGCATGGTGGCAGACGTTTTTCATTCCGTCGCCGCTAAATACGATTTGATGAATGACCTGATGTCATTTGGCGTTCATCGTATTTGGAAGCGTTTTACCATTGACTGTAGTGGCGTGCGTCGCGGTCAGCGGGTGTTGGATCTGGCAGGCGGTACGGGCGATTTGACAGCCAAGTTCTCTCGCCTTGTGGGTGAGCAGGGCGAAGTTGTTCTAGCTGATATCAATGAATCTATGCTGCGTATGGGCCGTGAAAAGCTGCGTGATAAAGGCATTGTCGGTAATGTCAGCTATGTACAGGCAAATGCCGAGGCGCTACCTTTCCCTGATAATTACTTTGATTGCATCACGATTTCATTTGGTTTGAGAAATGTCACTGAAAAAGAAAAAGCGCTGCGTTCAATGTTTCGAGTTTTAAAGCCCGGTGGCCGTTTACTCGTTCTCGAATTCTCCAAACCGATTCTGGAACCATTGAGTAAAGCCTATGATGCTTACTCCTTCCATATACTGCCAAAAATTGGTGAGCTTGTGGCTCAGGACTCTGAGAGTTACCGTTATTTAGCGGAATCTATCCGGATGCACCCCGATCAAGAAACACTCAAAAGTATGATGGTTGATGCTGGATTCGAAAACGTAACTTATTCCAATTTAACCGGTGGTATCGTTGCATTACATCGGGGCTTTAAGTTTTAA
- the tatC gene encoding Sec-independent protein translocase subunit TatC: protein MAVDDTQPLITHLIELRKRLLNCIITVLVVFLVLVFFANDIYQLVSAPLIKQLPAGSSMIATDVASPFFTPIKLTMMVSVFVSAPMILYQVWAFIAPALYKHERRLMVPLLISSSLLFYLGMAFAYFVVFPLAFGFFAKTAPESVLIATDITKYLDFVMALFMAFGISFEVPIAIILLCWAGVTTPEALKKKRPYVFVGAFVVGMLLTPPDVLSQTLLAIPMYLLFEVGVFFARFYTGKKRSADIEEEDEEVDNHPKAP from the coding sequence ATGGCTGTTGATGATACTCAACCCCTTATTACGCATCTGATAGAACTGCGTAAGCGGTTATTGAATTGCATAATCACTGTTTTAGTGGTTTTTTTGGTATTGGTTTTTTTTGCCAATGATATCTATCAGCTGGTTTCAGCCCCCTTAATTAAGCAACTACCCGCTGGCTCCAGTATGATCGCAACTGATGTTGCATCGCCTTTCTTTACCCCGATTAAATTGACGATGATGGTCTCGGTATTTGTCTCTGCACCGATGATCCTCTATCAGGTTTGGGCATTTATTGCCCCGGCACTGTATAAGCATGAACGTCGCTTAATGGTTCCGCTATTGATATCCAGTAGCCTCTTATTTTATCTCGGTATGGCGTTTGCCTACTTTGTTGTTTTCCCGTTAGCTTTTGGTTTTTTTGCCAAAACAGCGCCAGAAAGCGTGTTGATTGCAACGGATATCACTAAGTATCTAGATTTTGTCATGGCGCTCTTTATGGCGTTTGGTATCTCTTTCGAGGTTCCGATTGCGATAATTCTATTGTGTTGGGCTGGGGTGACAACACCAGAAGCCTTGAAGAAAAAACGCCCTTATGTGTTTGTGGGCGCTTTTGTTGTCGGCATGCTTCTCACGCCACCAGATGTCTTGTCACAGACATTATTAGCGATCCCGATGTATCTGTTGTTCGAGGTCGGCGTGTTCTTTGCCCGTTTTTATACTGGGAAAAAACGTAGCGCAGATATTGAGGAAGAGGATGAAGAAGTCGATAACCATCCGAAAGCCCCTTAG
- the fre gene encoding NAD(P)H-flavin reductase, with translation MTTLSCKVTSVEAITDTVYRVQLVPASAFSFRAGQYLMVVMDERDKRPFSMASTPLQKDFIELHIGASELNLYAMAVMDRILKEKTLDVDIPHGEAWFREGSQRPLVLIAGGTGFSYVHSILLAALAEQPNREVSIYWGGREAVHLYDLSELEALSIKYPQLKVVPVVEQPEEGWRGRTGTVLSAVLQDYGSLADQDIYIAGRFEMAKIARERFCAERGAQEAHIFGDAFAFI, from the coding sequence ATGACAACTTTAAGCTGTAAAGTAACCTCCGTAGAGGCCATTACCGATACGGTGTACCGTGTGCAATTGGTGCCTGCATCTGCATTTTCTTTCCGTGCTGGGCAATATTTGATGGTAGTGATGGACGAACGTGATAAGCGGCCGTTTTCCATGGCATCCACACCGTTACAGAAAGATTTCATTGAGCTGCATATTGGTGCTTCGGAGTTAAATCTGTATGCCATGGCCGTGATGGATAGAATTCTGAAAGAAAAAACCTTGGATGTAGACATTCCCCATGGCGAGGCGTGGTTCCGCGAGGGTAGTCAGCGTCCGTTGGTGTTAATTGCCGGAGGTACCGGTTTTTCTTATGTGCACTCTATCTTGCTAGCTGCGTTGGCGGAACAGCCTAACCGCGAAGTCTCTATCTATTGGGGCGGGCGTGAAGCTGTACATCTCTACGATCTCAGCGAACTGGAAGCCCTGTCCATTAAGTATCCTCAGTTGAAAGTTGTCCCGGTTGTAGAGCAACCAGAAGAGGGTTGGCGTGGGCGTACAGGAACCGTTCTGAGTGCGGTGCTACAAGACTACGGTTCTCTTGCTGATCAGGACATTTATATTGCGGGCCGTTTTGAAATGGCGAAGATTGCCCGTGAGCGATTCTGTGCTGAACGTGGCGCACAAGAAGCTCATATCTTTGGTGATGCTTTTGCCTTTATCTGA
- the rfaH gene encoding transcription/translation regulatory transformer protein RfaH has translation MKHWYLLYCKRGQLLRAKEHLERQAVDCWTPLVVIEKIVRGKRTEVTEPLFPNYLFVKFEPEEIHTTTISATRGVSHFVRFGVQPAIIPALVITEMQSHTADKIVAPEVPYPGDLVTITEGVFAGLQAIYTEPDGEARSMLLLNMLNSQVIQSLENRHFEKH, from the coding sequence ATGAAACACTGGTATTTATTATATTGTAAGCGTGGTCAGCTTTTGCGCGCCAAAGAACATCTAGAACGGCAAGCAGTCGATTGCTGGACACCGTTAGTTGTCATCGAAAAAATAGTGCGTGGCAAACGTACTGAGGTAACGGAACCCTTATTTCCTAATTACCTATTTGTAAAATTCGAGCCGGAAGAAATTCACACCACTACAATCAGTGCGACTCGAGGAGTAAGTCACTTCGTCCGTTTTGGCGTACAGCCAGCAATAATACCAGCGCTAGTGATTACCGAAATGCAATCCCATACCGCGGATAAGATTGTCGCGCCAGAAGTGCCGTATCCTGGTGATCTTGTGACAATTACAGAGGGTGTATTTGCCGGACTACAAGCAATTTATACCGAGCCTGATGGTGAAGCGCGGTCAATGTTATTGCTGAATATGCTTAACAGCCAAGTGATACAAAGCCTAGAAAACCGTCACTTTGAAAAGCACTAA
- the ubiJ gene encoding ubiquinone biosynthesis protein UbiJ — translation MSLSSLILKPFSLKPALLIPLITAAIETSLNSVLFRDQSMKAARLRLTGKVLRIELREMSFPLLMVFSERQVDVLSQWDGDADCIVKTDISVLAKLRDRQQLSPLMRSGELIVEGDIQVIQQLVALLDLAEWDPAEWLAPYIGDIAAETIGQVAHKSHHFLNKQLRQQQHYVAETITEEWKIAPAPLEVVWFNEEVEATVRETEALSARLATMETKQ, via the coding sequence ATGTCGCTAAGCTCACTGATATTGAAACCATTTTCTTTAAAGCCAGCGTTGCTGATACCGCTCATTACCGCCGCTATCGAAACATCACTCAATAGTGTGTTATTTCGTGACCAGAGTATGAAAGCCGCGCGTTTACGATTAACTGGGAAGGTCTTGCGCATTGAGTTACGCGAGATGAGTTTTCCTTTGCTGATGGTATTCAGTGAGCGGCAGGTGGATGTTTTAAGCCAGTGGGATGGTGATGCTGATTGTATCGTGAAAACGGACATTTCAGTCTTGGCAAAACTGCGTGATCGCCAACAACTTTCACCTTTGATGCGCAGTGGTGAGCTGATCGTTGAAGGTGATATACAGGTGATTCAGCAACTTGTTGCACTCTTGGATCTGGCTGAATGGGATCCAGCAGAATGGTTGGCACCCTATATCGGTGATATTGCAGCGGAGACTATTGGACAGGTAGCCCACAAAAGTCATCATTTCCTGAATAAGCAGTTACGCCAACAGCAGCACTATGTTGCTGAAACCATAACGGAAGAATGGAAAATAGCACCAGCCCCGCTGGAAGTCGTTTGGTTCAACGAAGAGGTTGAGGCGACTGTTCGTGAGACTGAGGCTTTAAGTGCCAGATTGGCGACCATGGAGACAAAACAATGA
- the hemB gene encoding porphobilinogen synthase, with protein sequence MSYAFPGTFPGRRMRRVRRHDFSRRLVAENQLTVNDLIYPVFVMEGNNQLQAVPSMPGVSRMTIDLLVKEAEAIAKLGVPVISLFPVIESAAKSLHAEEAYNPNGLVQRTVRALKDAVPELGILTDVALDPYTTHGQDGVIDADGYVINDITKDILVRQALSHAEAGAEIIAPSDMMDGRIGAVRDQLELQGLVNTQIMAYSAKYASCYYGPFRDAIGSSSNLKGGNKKTYQMDPANSDEALQEIAQDLQEGADMVMVKPGMPYLDVVRRVKDTFGVPTFAYQVSGEYAMHMAAIQNGWLQEKPTVMESLLCFKRAGADGVLTYFAKQVAQWLHDEQMQR encoded by the coding sequence ATGAGCTATGCATTCCCTGGTACCTTTCCTGGTCGCCGTATGCGCCGTGTGCGCCGTCATGATTTCAGTCGTCGTCTGGTCGCTGAAAATCAACTAACAGTCAACGATTTGATCTATCCGGTGTTTGTCATGGAGGGGAACAACCAGCTGCAAGCTGTCCCATCTATGCCGGGCGTTTCGCGCATGACAATCGATCTGTTAGTGAAAGAAGCAGAGGCAATTGCCAAGCTTGGTGTTCCCGTCATATCGTTATTCCCAGTCATCGAGTCTGCTGCTAAATCGCTGCACGCAGAAGAAGCCTATAACCCGAATGGCTTAGTGCAACGCACCGTGCGCGCCTTAAAAGATGCAGTACCAGAATTGGGTATTCTTACCGATGTCGCTCTCGATCCCTACACCACTCATGGGCAAGACGGCGTGATTGATGCTGATGGGTATGTGATAAACGATATTACGAAAGATATCTTGGTCAGACAGGCATTATCACACGCAGAGGCTGGCGCTGAGATTATTGCTCCGAGCGATATGATGGATGGCCGTATCGGCGCTGTTCGTGACCAATTAGAACTACAAGGCTTAGTGAATACACAAATTATGGCGTATTCCGCGAAATATGCTTCTTGTTACTACGGCCCGTTCCGTGACGCAATTGGTTCTAGCAGTAATTTGAAAGGTGGCAACAAGAAAACCTATCAAATGGATCCGGCTAATAGTGACGAGGCATTACAAGAGATAGCCCAAGACCTGCAGGAAGGGGCTGATATGGTAATGGTGAAGCCTGGGATGCCCTATCTGGACGTGGTGCGTCGGGTGAAAGATACCTTTGGTGTCCCGACTTTTGCTTACCAGGTCTCTGGTGAGTATGCCATGCATATGGCTGCAATCCAGAATGGTTGGTTGCAAGAAAAACCGACCGTAATGGAGTCGCTATTATGCTTCAAACGTGCGGGAGCAGATGGTGTTTTAACCTATTTTGCAAAGCAAGTTGCACAATGGTTACATGACGAGCAGATGCAGCGCTAA
- the tatB gene encoding Sec-independent protein translocase protein TatB — MFDIGFSELLLVLVIGLVVLGPERLPVAVRTVSSWIRTLRSLAATVQNELAQELKVQELQDSLKKAEQAGLQNLTPELKASMDELKEAAEALKRSYRSDIGPEAPHTIHNPLVTEPEAIHDGVTPAESATQASALPQVPDMSDESVQVVSKSIVDTASVDKPVVPVETPTAKSVASEPGDASVVSVAQIPVTQAQIVTTDSKSTDSLSANQPRTHQTGGDR, encoded by the coding sequence GTGTTCGACATTGGATTTAGTGAACTGCTATTGGTGCTTGTAATCGGTCTGGTCGTTCTTGGACCGGAACGATTACCTGTTGCAGTAAGAACAGTTTCCAGTTGGATTCGTACGTTACGTTCGCTTGCAGCAACGGTGCAAAATGAGTTGGCACAAGAGCTCAAAGTTCAAGAGTTGCAAGATAGCTTGAAAAAAGCAGAACAGGCGGGCTTGCAGAATTTAACACCTGAGCTGAAAGCCTCAATGGATGAACTCAAAGAGGCGGCAGAAGCATTGAAGCGTTCTTATCGTTCTGATATTGGACCTGAAGCGCCGCATACTATCCATAATCCATTGGTGACGGAGCCGGAAGCTATCCATGATGGTGTCACACCCGCTGAATCAGCAACCCAAGCTTCGGCGTTGCCGCAAGTGCCGGATATGAGTGATGAGAGCGTACAGGTAGTCTCAAAATCTATTGTTGATACCGCAAGCGTGGATAAACCCGTTGTTCCGGTTGAAACACCAACTGCTAAATCCGTCGCTTCTGAACCTGGGGACGCTTCAGTTGTATCTGTAGCACAAATACCAGTCACTCAGGCGCAGATTGTCACTACTGACTCCAAGAGCACGGATTCACTCAGTGCTAATCAACCTCGAACTCACCAAACTGGCGGCGATCGGTAA
- the tatD gene encoding 3'-5' ssDNA/RNA exonuclease TatD — MFDIGVNLTSSQFSKDHPQVIARAKDAGVTGMLITGTDAEESQMALDLATENPGYCWSTAGVHPHQASTWQTNIEQQISALATNASVVAIGECGLDFNRNFSTPAEQEIAFTAQLALAAELSLPVFLHCRDAHERFIALLSPWLDKIPAAIVHCFTGTANELDSCLALGLSIGITGWVCDERRGLELRALLPRIPAQYLLLETDAPYLLPRDIHPKPASRRNEPCFLPHIVQQVAVWRQEDPQWLGQKTDENARRIFRLV; from the coding sequence ATGTTTGATATTGGCGTTAATTTAACCAGTTCACAATTTTCAAAAGATCACCCTCAAGTTATTGCTCGTGCAAAAGATGCTGGGGTGACCGGTATGCTTATCACAGGTACTGATGCTGAAGAGAGCCAAATGGCACTCGACCTTGCCACCGAAAATCCCGGATATTGCTGGTCAACTGCCGGTGTTCATCCTCATCAGGCAAGTACTTGGCAAACCAATATTGAGCAGCAAATTAGTGCATTGGCAACGAATGCCAGCGTGGTGGCTATTGGTGAGTGTGGATTGGATTTTAACCGCAACTTCTCGACGCCCGCGGAGCAAGAAATCGCTTTTACTGCTCAGCTAGCGTTGGCAGCTGAGCTTTCTTTACCGGTTTTTTTGCATTGCCGCGACGCTCACGAACGTTTCATCGCGTTACTTTCACCTTGGTTAGACAAAATTCCTGCGGCGATAGTGCATTGCTTTACCGGCACAGCGAATGAATTGGATTCCTGTTTAGCATTGGGTTTATCAATTGGCATTACCGGTTGGGTTTGCGATGAACGTCGAGGCCTTGAGCTGAGGGCGTTACTGCCGCGAATTCCTGCTCAGTATTTGTTATTAGAAACAGATGCGCCCTATTTATTGCCGAGAGATATACATCCTAAGCCGGCATCCCGCCGTAATGAACCCTGTTTTTTACCCCATATCGTCCAGCAAGTTGCTGTCTGGCGACAAGAAGACCCTCAATGGCTAGGGCAGAAAACTGATGAAAACGCCCGCCGGATTTTCCGGTTGGTTTGA
- the ubiD gene encoding 4-hydroxy-3-polyprenylbenzoate decarboxylase, whose translation MISMKYRDLRDFLSLLEQRGELKRISQPIDPYLEMTEIADRTLRAGGPALLFENPKGYDMPVLCNLFGTAKRVAMGMGQEDVSALRDVGKLLAFLKEPDPPKGFRDLFDKLPKFKQVLNMPTKCLNSAPCQEQVWQGDDVDLSRIPVMHCWPEDAAPLVSWGLTVTRGPHKERQNLGIYRQQVLGKNKLIMRWLSHRGGALDYQEWCEAHPGERFPVAVALGADPATILAAVTPVPDTLSEYAFAGLLRGHKTEVVKCLSNDLEVPASAEIVLEGYIEQGDMAPEGPYGDHTGYYNEIDSFPVFTVTHITQRKDAIYHSTYTGRPPDEPAVMGVALNEVFVPILQKQFPEIVDFYLPPEGCSYRLAVVTIKKQYAGHAKRVMMGVWSFLRQFMYTKFVIVCDDDINARDWNDVIWAITTRMDPSRDTVLIENTPIDYLDFASPVSGLGSKMGLDATNKWPAETPREWGRPIKMDEEVRARVDAIWDELAIFSDNKTNG comes from the coding sequence ATGATCAGCATGAAATACCGTGACTTACGCGACTTCCTCTCGTTACTGGAACAGAGGGGCGAACTTAAACGAATTAGCCAGCCTATTGATCCCTATCTGGAAATGACAGAAATTGCCGATCGCACCTTGCGTGCCGGTGGTCCTGCGTTACTTTTTGAAAACCCTAAGGGATATGACATGCCGGTGCTGTGCAATTTATTTGGTACAGCTAAGCGCGTTGCTATGGGGATGGGGCAAGAAGATGTTAGCGCACTGCGTGATGTTGGCAAATTATTAGCTTTCCTAAAAGAGCCAGATCCTCCTAAAGGTTTTCGCGACCTATTTGATAAATTGCCGAAATTTAAGCAAGTATTGAATATGCCAACGAAATGCTTAAACTCGGCCCCGTGTCAGGAACAAGTCTGGCAAGGTGATGATGTCGACTTGAGCCGTATTCCTGTCATGCATTGCTGGCCAGAAGATGCTGCGCCATTGGTATCTTGGGGGCTAACTGTCACCCGAGGCCCACACAAAGAGCGCCAGAATTTGGGTATCTATCGCCAACAGGTGTTGGGTAAAAACAAGTTAATTATGCGTTGGTTATCGCATCGTGGTGGTGCGTTAGATTATCAGGAATGGTGCGAGGCACATCCTGGTGAGCGTTTCCCAGTTGCCGTAGCATTAGGGGCTGATCCTGCAACCATTTTGGCTGCTGTCACACCAGTACCAGACACGCTATCTGAGTATGCTTTCGCAGGTTTATTGCGTGGACATAAAACAGAAGTGGTGAAATGTCTTTCCAATGATCTGGAAGTTCCTGCAAGTGCAGAAATTGTATTGGAAGGATATATTGAGCAGGGTGATATGGCACCGGAAGGCCCATATGGTGACCATACTGGTTATTATAATGAGATAGACAGTTTTCCTGTCTTTACAGTGACACATATTACCCAGCGTAAAGATGCAATTTATCATTCAACTTATACTGGCCGCCCGCCAGATGAACCTGCGGTGATGGGGGTTGCGTTGAATGAAGTATTTGTCCCGATTTTGCAAAAGCAGTTCCCAGAAATTGTGGACTTCTATCTGCCACCAGAAGGGTGTTCGTATCGGTTAGCTGTTGTGACAATCAAGAAACAGTATGCAGGTCATGCTAAGCGCGTGATGATGGGTGTATGGTCGTTTCTACGCCAATTTATGTATACAAAATTTGTTATTGTCTGTGATGATGATATTAATGCACGTGATTGGAATGATGTCATTTGGGCAATAACAACTCGAATGGATCCATCTCGCGATACGGTATTGATTGAGAATACGCCAATAGATTATTTGGATTTCGCCTCACCGGTTTCCGGTTTGGGATCGAAAATGGGGCTGGACGCCACCAATAAATGGCCTGCCGAGACCCCTCGTGAATGGGGGCGTCCAATTAAAATGGATGAAGAAGTCCGCGCCCGCGTTGATGCTATTTGGGACGAGCTTGCCATTTTCAGTGACAATAAGACCAACGGTTAG
- the ubiB gene encoding ubiquinone biosynthesis regulatory protein kinase UbiB codes for MTPRELRRLYLIIRVFLSYGLDELIPKIRLTLPLRLGRYLFFWLPNRHKEKPLGERLRLALQELGPVWIKFGQMMSTRRDLFPPTIADQLAILQDRVAPFDGALARKHIEIAMGGPLETWFDDFDQQALASASIAQVHTARLKHNGQEVVLKVIRPDILPIIKADVRLMYRLAGWVPKLLPDGRRLRPREVVREYEKTLLDELNLLREAANAIQLRRNFENSEMLYIPEVYSDYCRESVLVMERIYGIPVSDIAALEDQGTNMKLLAERGVQVFFTQVFRDSFFHADMHPGNIFVSYEHPHDPLYIGIDCGIVGSLNKADKRYLAENFIAFFNRDYRRVAELHVDSGWVPRDTNVEDFEFAIRTVCEPIFEKPLAEISFGHVLLNLFNTARRFNMEVQPQLVLLQKTLLYVEGLGRQLYPQLDLWTTAKPFLESWLRDQVGLPAVIRALKEKAPFWAEKLPELPELVYDSLQQHKLLQQSVDKLTLQIQGQQQRQGQSRYLFGVGATLLVSGTLLFLANATEISIGFITVGVLAWLIGWQRTR; via the coding sequence ATGACGCCAAGAGAACTTCGGCGCCTTTACCTCATTATTCGAGTTTTCTTGAGTTATGGGTTGGATGAATTAATCCCGAAGATACGCTTAACGCTACCTTTACGACTTGGCCGCTACTTGTTTTTTTGGCTACCCAATCGCCATAAAGAGAAACCATTAGGTGAGCGTTTACGCCTTGCCTTGCAAGAGTTAGGGCCTGTTTGGATCAAGTTTGGCCAAATGATGTCTACCCGCCGAGACCTCTTCCCGCCAACAATCGCTGATCAGCTTGCAATACTTCAAGATAGGGTTGCGCCTTTTGATGGTGCGTTGGCAAGAAAACACATTGAAATTGCAATGGGTGGGCCGTTAGAAACTTGGTTTGATGATTTTGACCAACAAGCGCTTGCTTCTGCTTCCATTGCTCAGGTACATACGGCACGTTTGAAGCATAACGGCCAAGAAGTGGTACTCAAAGTCATTCGTCCTGATATTCTACCGATCATTAAAGCGGACGTGCGTTTGATGTATCGTTTGGCGGGTTGGGTCCCTAAGCTTTTGCCTGATGGGCGAAGATTACGTCCACGCGAAGTCGTTCGTGAGTACGAAAAAACACTGCTTGATGAGCTAAACCTGTTACGTGAAGCCGCTAACGCCATTCAATTGCGCCGTAATTTTGAAAATAGTGAGATGCTTTACATCCCAGAAGTTTATTCAGACTATTGTCGTGAAAGTGTCTTGGTGATGGAACGGATATACGGCATACCGGTTTCAGATATTGCAGCCTTAGAAGATCAAGGCACAAATATGAAGCTGCTGGCTGAGCGTGGCGTTCAAGTTTTCTTCACTCAAGTTTTCCGCGACAGTTTTTTCCATGCTGATATGCACCCTGGGAATATCTTTGTTAGCTACGAACATCCCCATGATCCACTTTATATTGGTATCGATTGCGGTATCGTCGGCTCGTTGAACAAAGCGGATAAGCGCTATCTCGCTGAGAACTTCATTGCATTCTTTAACCGCGATTACCGTCGGGTCGCTGAACTACATGTCGATTCCGGCTGGGTTCCCCGTGATACCAATGTTGAGGATTTTGAATTTGCCATCCGTACTGTTTGCGAACCTATCTTCGAAAAACCACTGGCGGAAATATCATTCGGGCATGTGCTGTTAAATCTGTTTAATACTGCACGCCGTTTTAACATGGAGGTGCAACCGCAACTCGTGTTACTGCAGAAAACCTTGTTATATGTTGAAGGATTAGGGCGTCAGTTATACCCTCAGCTTGACCTTTGGACGACAGCAAAACCATTCCTTGAAAGCTGGCTTCGAGACCAAGTTGGTTTGCCTGCAGTGATTCGTGCATTGAAAGAAAAGGCCCCATTTTGGGCAGAGAAGCTGCCTGAATTGCCAGAATTGGTTTATGACAGTTTGCAGCAGCATAAATTATTACAACAAAGTGTGGATAAGCTCACTTTACAGATACAAGGTCAGCAACAACGGCAGGGTCAGTCACGGTATTTGTTCGGTGTAGGCGCTACACTATTAGTGAGTGGTACTCTCTTGTTTTTAGCCAATGCAACAGAAATCTCTATAGGATTCATCACGGTAGGCGTGTTGGCTTGGTTAATTGGTTGGCAGCGTACCCGCTAG
- the tatA gene encoding Sec-independent protein translocase subunit TatA, with translation MGGISIWQLLIIAVIVVLLFGTNKLRTLGSDLGASIKGFKKAIGDDPQTPPTNADKTSNDADFAKSITEKQQPAAKAEESKSHDKEQG, from the coding sequence ATGGGCGGTATAAGTATTTGGCAGTTATTAATCATTGCCGTGATCGTCGTTCTGCTGTTTGGTACAAATAAACTGCGGACGCTAGGGTCAGATTTGGGTGCATCTATCAAAGGCTTTAAAAAGGCGATAGGTGATGATCCACAAACCCCTCCAACGAATGCTGACAAAACCAGCAACGATGCTGATTTTGCTAAGTCGATTACTGAAAAACAGCAGCCAGCAGCCAAAGCTGAAGAATCTAAGAGTCACGATAAAGAGCAGGGATAA
- the fadA gene encoding acetyl-CoA C-acyltransferase FadA, whose protein sequence is MENVVIIDAVRTPMGRSKGGAFRQVRAEDLSAHLMREVLSRNPGLNAAEIDDIYWGCVQQTLEQGFNIARNASLLAEIPHSVPAVTVNRLCGSSMQALHDGARAIMVGDAQVSLIGGVEHMGHVPMNHGVDFHPGMGRTVAKAAGMMGLTAEMLAKIHNISRQSQDEFAVRSHQRAYAATQAGHFANEIVATNGHDADGILKRFDFDEVIRPETNINGLAALRPAFDPVNGTVTAGTSSALSDGASAMLIMSESRAKALGLAPRARIRSMAVVGCDPSIMGYGPVPASQLALKRAGLKLEDIGLFELNEAFAAQSLACLKGLGLLESMDDKVNLNGGAIALGHPLGCSGARISTTLLNLMERRDVQFGLATMCIGLGQGIATVFERV, encoded by the coding sequence ATGGAAAATGTAGTCATTATTGATGCCGTCCGCACACCGATGGGCCGTTCGAAAGGCGGTGCATTCCGGCAAGTTCGGGCAGAAGATCTCTCCGCTCATTTAATGCGGGAAGTATTGAGCCGCAATCCAGGGTTGAATGCCGCTGAAATTGACGATATCTACTGGGGCTGCGTGCAGCAAACTCTGGAGCAGGGTTTTAACATCGCGCGTAATGCATCTTTACTAGCAGAAATCCCGCACAGCGTACCCGCCGTCACGGTTAACCGCCTATGTGGTTCATCAATGCAAGCGTTACATGATGGTGCTAGAGCTATCATGGTGGGTGATGCGCAAGTGAGCTTAATTGGTGGCGTAGAGCACATGGGCCACGTACCGATGAATCATGGCGTAGATTTTCATCCTGGTATGGGCCGCACTGTCGCTAAAGCCGCCGGAATGATGGGTTTAACCGCAGAAATGTTGGCAAAAATCCACAACATCAGCCGTCAGTCACAAGATGAGTTTGCTGTCCGTTCACATCAGCGAGCTTATGCTGCCACTCAGGCAGGGCATTTCGCCAACGAGATTGTCGCGACGAATGGGCATGATGCCGATGGCATCTTGAAACGCTTTGATTTCGACGAAGTTATTCGTCCAGAAACCAATATTAATGGCTTGGCGGCACTGCGTCCTGCCTTTGATCCGGTGAATGGCACCGTGACGGCTGGCACATCATCAGCACTTTCAGATGGTGCATCAGCCATGCTGATTATGAGTGAATCTCGAGCAAAAGCATTAGGTTTAGCACCACGCGCACGTATTCGCTCAATGGCCGTTGTCGGTTGTGATCCATCAATTATGGGTTATGGCCCAGTACCTGCAAGCCAACTGGCATTAAAACGCGCAGGACTCAAACTGGAAGATATTGGCTTATTTGAATTGAATGAAGCATTTGCCGCCCAATCGCTTGCTTGCCTGAAAGGTTTAGGTTTGTTGGAAAGCATGGATGACAAAGTGAATCTCAACGGCGGAGCCATCGCATTGGGCCATCCATTGGGCTGTTCTGGAGCTCGTATTTCCACCACATTGCTTAATCTGATGGAGCGTCGTGATGTGCAATTCGGTTTGGCCACAATGTGTATCGGATTAGGCCAAGGCATTGCAACCGTATTTGAGCGCGTATAG